AAGGATAATGGCTGGAGCGAATTGAGCAATGTAAATCGAAATGAACCAGTCTGAGACGTTTATTTACAGAGTGAGTTAAGCCTACGAAGTGCTCTACCGCTTGTTTGATTTGTTGCGACCGTCGCGTTTCATAGCCTTGCGCTTCTTTTTCTTGTTGGGTTGAACGCTTAATCGCAAACAAACGATTAAGGTTATAATCAATAAACCGAGTATGGTGAAAAATCGCTTTGGGATTTCCTGCAATAAACAGTATGGGGCGTATTGGTTGCCAATCTCCGTCGAGTATTCCTTGTAACCAAACTTGATTTAGCTCAATTGGCGCTGTTTCATTGCCATGAAGCCCACACGAAATAATAACCGCAGATAATTGATAGTTAATGGATGTAGGGATTATCGAGTAGATCCCTGTTGTCAAACGAAAAAATTGCCAGTGAGGATTAGCGTAAAGTAAAACTTCACGTGAACATTGAGTTAACAGATCATCAAATAAATTAAAGTGACAACTCGCCAAAGCCTAACCCAACTGTTAAAACAGAAAAAGTATTGTCGTAGTTAGATTATAGTTGATTTGTAGAGTATGGAGGCGGAACCCGGAGTCGAACCGAGGTAGACGGATTTGCAATCCGCTGCATGGCCACTCTGCCATTCCGCCGATATGATGTGATTACAGATGTAATACAAAAATGAAATTTGGAGCGGCTAACGAGACTCGAACTCGTGACCCAAGCTTGTTCTGGGTCGACCTACTCAAACTTAACTAGGTTAAGCTCCGAGAAATTGGAGCGGCTAACGAGACTCGAACTCGTGACCCCAACCTTGGCAAGGTTGTGCTCTACCAACTGAGCTACAGCCGCTTAATTCGCTAAGGAGATAACTCCTTGAGAACGGAGACGCATTCTACAAATATATTTAAGCGAGTCAATCATTTATTTTAATCTTTTTGCTATCTGCTTAAAGCATATGCAATTTGTTTATTTTTCGTTCGTTATTTGCGGCCATGCTGCTTTTAAATAGACGACCATCGACCAAAATGTCAAAACCACCGCAATATACAATAATACCAAGGCTGCCCACTGTACCCATCCTTGCTCGCCAGATATTAATCCCGTCAGCGCCATTAGCTGCGCCCAGGTTTTCCATTTACCAATCGAACTAACCTGCACTAAGCCACGTTGTCCAAGTTCAGCCATCCATTCGCGTAAGGCCGAAATCAAAATTTCTCGGCTAACCATAACGATGGCCGCAAACGTGATATACCAAGCTTGAAAATAATCAGTTAACAAAATAAGGGCACAAGCAACAATTAACTTGTCGGCGACAGGATCCAAAAAAGCACCAAACGCAGTTTGTTGCTCCAATTTTCTGGCCAAATATCCGTCTAGCCAATCAGTGATAGCCGCAACAGCAAAGATAACCGCAGCCGAAAAATGAGCCCATTCAAAGGGTAAATAAAACGTGACTACAAAAACTGGGATCATGATAATCCGCAGCGTAGTTAGCGTATTAGGTATATTCCACATGAAAATTTACTTTAAAAATCTAACAGGGCGGATAGTCTCAATTATCCTTCTCAAGGTAAAGCGCTAAGCCAATACTTTTTTTAAAAGCAAAAAATAAATCGCACATTACCGGCTTATTTATCGCGCAGATGATCATAAACAACTTGTGCTAGCTGGGCACTAATTCCAGGCACTTTTGCGATTTCTTCAACTGTTGCTTGTAAAACACCTTGCAAACCACCCAAATGTTTAATGATGGCTTGGCGACGTTTTGCCCCAACACCAGGGATAGATTCCAATTTAGATGTTTTAGCCGCTTTATTGCGCCGATTACGATGGCCTGAAATGGCAAAACGGTGCGACTCATCTCGCACATGCTGAATTAAATGCAGCGCAGGTTCACCTGAATCCAATTGAATGGTTTGGTGATTACCCGCCATGATTAATGTCTCCAAGCCAGGTTTGCGACTTGTGCCCTTTGCTACGCCAATTAATGTCGGTTGCTTATACTGCCAATCAACAAAATAACTTTCAGCTTGTGCTAATTGACCTTTACCGCCATCAATTAATAGCACATCAGGGATTTTATCTGGGTCGGTCGCGTTTCTAAAACGCCGAG
This genomic window from Saccharobesus litoralis contains:
- the pgsA gene encoding CDP-diacylglycerol--glycerol-3-phosphate 3-phosphatidyltransferase, with amino-acid sequence MWNIPNTLTTLRIIMIPVFVVTFYLPFEWAHFSAAVIFAVAAITDWLDGYLARKLEQQTAFGAFLDPVADKLIVACALILLTDYFQAWYITFAAIVMVSREILISALREWMAELGQRGLVQVSSIGKWKTWAQLMALTGLISGEQGWVQWAALVLLYIAVVLTFWSMVVYLKAAWPQITNEK